In Geotalea uraniireducens, one genomic interval encodes:
- a CDS encoding DEAD/DEAH box helicase: protein MFKLKDYQEQSLTALDNYFRQLRINGLNPAWQQCAPLQEKQGQTWQVPYNSEALGDIPAVCVRIPTGGGKTFLAAHAVAHTGKTLLDTDAPVALWLVPSDAIRSQTLAALSAPRHPCRTALAEYFGERIRVCALDDLTTVGPQDVGQSAIIVVATIQSFNVKEKTQRNVYSFDENFARHFQGLTPQQEERLDKVTEADLAAQPYLTASDLGRVKSSLANWLTLHKPIVIVDEAHNNRTDQAFRTLKNLQPACVIELTATPADNSNVLYHVGASALQREDMIKLPIVLMEHPTGWKDAVRDAILTRDRLETLAAKETEFIRPVLLFQAEPKNGEVTVEKLLEHLVSPDGEKLERKQIAVATGDQKELDGIVLADPLCPIRYVITVEALKEGWDCPFAYVLCGLQDMKSSKDVEQILGRVLRMPYAKARQQIELSKAYAHMVSSVTARVADQLADRLVNNMGFEAYEAALAIAPAQTALPLPQGGEQPRPKPAEAVISLPAAPTQAVPEDLKQSIEIRPTTGGATAIVRGELSEKVEEFLLTACNAKHQQTIKDSIERERTRQAALLAPSARGVRFAPLPQLCLDWDGELQPVEKRILSELGKFDLFSEPIALAGFTIRERGTAFEIDLDGGKVVYELANAEQLHLNEIATHATENDLVRWLDRECRQKDVGQAVLLKWLLAVVRHLQADRGFSLTALVRAKYPLAEAIRREIDRRRDNAVASGFQKSLPGFLAAPQLEDSFSYAFNFHPTHYPARPPYYSGRYRFKKHYYPVIHDLREKRADGTPAEEFVCARALDMHPAVKHWVRNVEKEDRFSFWLPTSTDYFYPDFVCELTDGRVLVVEYKGEPYKTNDDSREKSQVGHQWENSSNGKCLFLFAVQQDEQGRNVEQQIEHALLDCNLATKERTV from the coding sequence ATGTTCAAACTTAAAGATTATCAGGAACAATCGCTGACAGCCCTCGACAATTATTTCCGGCAATTGCGCATCAACGGGCTGAATCCAGCATGGCAGCAGTGCGCACCGCTGCAGGAGAAGCAGGGGCAAACCTGGCAGGTACCGTACAATTCCGAGGCGCTTGGTGATATTCCGGCAGTCTGCGTGCGGATACCAACCGGTGGGGGGAAAACCTTTCTGGCGGCCCATGCGGTGGCCCATACCGGCAAGACGCTGCTCGACACCGATGCTCCTGTGGCACTGTGGTTGGTCCCTTCCGACGCCATTCGCTCCCAGACCCTGGCGGCCCTGTCAGCCCCGCGTCATCCTTGCCGCACGGCGCTGGCGGAATACTTTGGCGAGCGGATTCGGGTCTGTGCCCTGGACGATCTGACAACTGTCGGCCCGCAGGATGTGGGTCAATCGGCAATCATTGTGGTTGCGACTATCCAGTCGTTCAATGTGAAGGAGAAAACCCAGCGCAACGTCTACTCTTTTGATGAAAACTTCGCCCGCCACTTCCAGGGGCTCACGCCGCAGCAGGAAGAACGATTGGACAAAGTCACCGAGGCCGATCTTGCCGCGCAACCGTACCTGACCGCGTCCGACCTGGGGCGGGTTAAATCATCTCTTGCCAACTGGCTTACCTTGCACAAACCAATTGTGATTGTCGATGAAGCCCACAATAACCGAACGGATCAGGCGTTCCGAACCTTAAAAAATCTGCAACCCGCCTGCGTGATCGAACTGACGGCAACCCCAGCGGACAATAGCAATGTCCTGTACCATGTAGGTGCCAGTGCCTTGCAGCGTGAGGATATGATCAAGCTGCCGATTGTTCTGATGGAGCACCCGACCGGCTGGAAGGATGCTGTTCGTGACGCCATCCTCACCAGAGACCGGCTGGAAACCCTTGCGGCAAAGGAGACGGAGTTTATCCGTCCAGTACTGCTGTTCCAGGCGGAACCGAAGAATGGCGAAGTCACCGTTGAGAAGTTGTTGGAACATCTCGTCAGCCCGGATGGGGAGAAGCTGGAGAGAAAGCAGATTGCCGTTGCTACCGGCGATCAGAAGGAACTTGATGGCATTGTGCTGGCCGATCCGCTCTGCCCGATCCGCTACGTCATCACGGTCGAGGCCCTGAAGGAAGGGTGGGATTGCCCCTTTGCCTACGTGCTTTGCGGCCTGCAGGACATGAAAAGCTCGAAGGATGTGGAGCAGATTCTGGGACGAGTGCTGCGGATGCCCTATGCCAAGGCACGCCAACAGATTGAACTCTCGAAAGCCTATGCTCACATGGTTTCAAGCGTCACGGCGCGGGTTGCCGATCAATTGGCTGACCGTCTGGTGAACAACATGGGCTTCGAAGCCTATGAGGCGGCCCTGGCAATTGCTCCCGCTCAAACGGCATTGCCGCTGCCTCAAGGTGGCGAACAGCCACGTCCCAAACCCGCTGAGGCCGTCATCTCTCTACCGGCAGCTCCGACGCAGGCTGTTCCCGAAGATCTGAAGCAGAGTATTGAGATACGTCCGACCACCGGCGGCGCAACGGCAATAGTTCGCGGAGAGCTGTCCGAGAAGGTTGAAGAGTTCTTGCTGACTGCCTGCAATGCCAAGCATCAGCAGACGATCAAGGACTCCATCGAGCGCGAACGGACCCGACAGGCGGCACTACTGGCTCCGTCGGCACGGGGCGTTCGCTTTGCGCCGCTGCCACAGCTCTGCCTTGACTGGGACGGTGAGTTGCAGCCGGTCGAAAAGCGCATCCTCTCCGAACTGGGGAAGTTCGACCTTTTCAGTGAACCCATTGCACTGGCAGGATTCACGATACGGGAGCGCGGGACGGCGTTCGAAATCGATCTTGATGGCGGCAAGGTAGTTTACGAGCTGGCAAACGCTGAACAACTGCATCTGAATGAAATTGCCACTCATGCCACTGAAAATGACCTTGTACGCTGGCTGGATCGGGAATGCCGCCAGAAGGATGTTGGGCAGGCTGTGCTGCTCAAGTGGCTGCTGGCTGTTGTCCGTCACCTGCAAGCAGACCGTGGCTTCAGTTTGACTGCCCTGGTTCGCGCAAAATACCCGCTTGCCGAAGCAATCCGCCGTGAGATTGATCGCCGCAGGGATAATGCCGTTGCCTCGGGCTTTCAGAAGTCCTTGCCCGGGTTCCTGGCAGCTCCCCAGCTTGAAGACAGCTTCAGCTATGCCTTCAATTTTCATCCTACCCATTATCCGGCCCGGCCACCGTACTATTCCGGCCGCTACCGCTTCAAGAAACACTATTACCCGGTAATCCATGATCTTCGTGAAAAACGCGCCGATGGTACTCCGGCAGAAGAGTTCGTCTGTGCCCGGGCGCTGGACATGCATCCGGCTGTCAAGCATTGGGTGCGCAACGTGGAGAAGGAAGACCGCTTCTCATTCTGGCTGCCGACCTCCACGGATTACTTTTATCCAGATTTTGTCTGTGAACTGACCGACGGGCGCGTGCTGGTTGTCGAATACAAGGGAGAGCCTTACAAGACGAATGACGATTCTAGGGAGAAATCCCAGGTAGGGCATCAATGGGAGAATTCCAGCAACGGCAAGTGCTTATTCCTGTTTGCGGTTCAGCAGGATGAGCAAGGCCGGAATGTCGAGCAGCAGATAGAACATGCATTACTTGACTGTAATTTGGCGACTAAGGAGAGAACCGTATGA
- a CDS encoding SIR2 family protein, producing the protein MSEIHWDKKNILFIANESHEVAEAPDEKALRKIIEPWLTAVFQSEHLSLLLGTGITTGICLDAGVKPQAMGRIEFTTRREEIKQFAAVEARSMGRGNANFEDDLRTAMELLKGLKILSNTEATALESEINEKLRGLIENLVENESSVLSAGNGAKALALLKRFLISFASRTATRDRLHIFTTNYDRFVEYALDEAGIYTLDRFVGKLNPVMRMHKMELDYHYNPPGIRGEPRYVEGVARYTKLHGSLDWGFNDAEIHRIPLPFGNKLREEDLQNPADTVVIYPNSSKGIDTAFFPYSELFRDFSTATCRPNSVLVTYGYGFGDSHINTIIADMISIPSTHLVIISYDLADGRIQKFVEGCNRSQLTLLIGDHLGSVRSLTENYLPKSAIDRISNRKHEILEKRGRDDSSFVQAGEKP; encoded by the coding sequence ATGAGTGAAATTCACTGGGACAAAAAGAACATTCTCTTCATTGCCAATGAATCACATGAGGTTGCTGAAGCCCCTGATGAAAAAGCTCTTCGCAAAATAATTGAACCATGGTTAACGGCGGTTTTTCAAAGCGAGCATCTGTCATTGTTGCTCGGAACTGGAATAACTACGGGTATCTGTTTGGATGCTGGGGTTAAGCCGCAAGCCATGGGACGGATTGAGTTTACGACCAGGAGAGAGGAAATCAAGCAATTCGCTGCAGTAGAAGCCCGGTCGATGGGCCGTGGCAATGCCAATTTTGAAGACGATTTGCGCACTGCTATGGAGCTGCTGAAAGGTTTGAAGATTCTCTCTAATACGGAGGCTACCGCGCTAGAATCTGAAATAAACGAGAAGCTTAGAGGGCTTATTGAAAATCTAGTTGAAAATGAATCTAGTGTTTTATCGGCTGGCAACGGAGCAAAAGCCCTCGCTCTTCTCAAGCGATTTTTGATCAGCTTTGCCAGTAGAACGGCCACTCGCGACCGTCTTCATATATTCACTACTAATTATGACAGGTTTGTTGAATACGCTCTGGATGAAGCTGGAATCTATACCTTGGATCGCTTCGTTGGCAAGCTTAACCCGGTCATGCGAATGCATAAGATGGAGCTGGATTATCATTACAATCCACCAGGTATCCGTGGCGAACCGCGTTATGTGGAAGGAGTAGCTCGGTATACAAAACTTCATGGCTCGCTGGATTGGGGTTTCAATGATGCTGAGATCCATCGAATACCGTTACCTTTTGGCAACAAGCTTCGTGAAGAGGATTTGCAGAACCCTGCGGATACTGTAGTCATCTATCCCAACTCATCCAAAGGAATCGATACCGCATTTTTCCCGTATTCAGAACTCTTCAGGGATTTTTCTACCGCAACCTGTCGGCCAAATTCTGTGTTAGTTACCTATGGCTATGGTTTTGGCGATTCTCACATCAACACAATAATTGCCGATATGATAAGCATTCCCTCCACCCATCTGGTGATCATCTCCTACGATCTGGCAGACGGGCGTATTCAAAAGTTTGTAGAAGGTTGCAACAGGTCCCAACTGACTTTGCTTATCGGCGATCACCTGGGTAGTGTCCGCTCCCTCACCGAGAATTATCTGCCTAAATCGGCCATTGATCGCATATCCAACCGGAAACATGAGATCTTGGAAAAGCGCGGACGTGATGATAGCTCATTCGTTCAAGCAGGCGAAAAGCCATGA